A genome region from Arachis duranensis cultivar V14167 chromosome 8, aradu.V14167.gnm2.J7QH, whole genome shotgun sequence includes the following:
- the LOC107461099 gene encoding ergosterol biosynthetic protein 28: MKALGWWLLAVGTLRLASVWFGFFNIWALRLGVFSNTTMTEVHGRTFGTWTLLTCTLCYICAFNLDNKPIYLATFLSFIYALGHFVTEYFIYQTMQIQNLSAVAFFAGTSIMWMLLQWNSHGRVHLKHS; this comes from the exons atGAAGGCTTTAGGATGGTGGCTGTTAGCAGTTGGCACTCTCCGACTTGCCTCTGTTTGGTTCGGTTTCTTCAACATTTGGGCTCTCCGCCTCGGCGTCTTCTCCAACACCACCA tGACTGAAGTTCATGGACGCACATTTGGAACTTGGACACTGTTGACCTGCACACTTTGCTATATCTGTGCATTCAACCTTGACAATAAGCCCATTTACCTGGCTACCTTCTTATCATTTATCTATGCTCTTGGTCACTTTGTGACTGAATACTTTATTTATCAAACAATGCAGATTCAAAATCTGTCTGCTGTTGCCTTTTTTGCAG GAACATCGATTATGTGGATGCTATTGCAATGGAATTCGCATGGGAGAGTCCACTTGAAGCATTCTTAG